The Oryzias latipes chromosome 16, ASM223467v1 genome includes a region encoding these proteins:
- the cthrc1 gene encoding collagen triple helix repeat-containing protein 1, whose product MTPLSPRLLILLCLALPLHGQEKGRSRGYRKDPDADKFGSCLQGPAGTPGRDGNPGANGIPGTPGIPGRDGLKGEKGECVSEVFEEPWKPNYKQCAWNSLNYGIDLGKIADCTFTKLRSESALRVLFTGSLRLKCKEACCQRWYFTFDGAECTGPLPVESIIYLNQGSPELNSTINIHRTSSVEGLCEGIKAGLVDVALWVGTCADYPRGDASTGWNSVSRIIIEELPK is encoded by the exons ATGACGCCTCTCTCCCCCCGTCTGCTCATTCTGCTCTGTCTGGCTCTTCCTCTGCACGGCCAGGAGAAGGGAAGAAGCAGGGGATACCGAAAAGATCCGGACGCTGACAAG tttggcaGCTGTCTGCAGGGTCCAGCAGGCACCCCTGGCAGAGATGGGAACCCTGGAGCCAACGGCATTCCAGGGACCCCCGGCATCCCAGGTCGAGACGGGCTCAAAGGGGAAAAAGGAGAGTGTGTGAGTGAAGTGTTCGAGGAGCCCTGGAAACCCAACTACAAACAATGTGCCTGGAACTCTCTGAATTATGGGATCGACTTGGGGAAAATAGCT GACTGTACGTTCACGAAGCTGCGTTCAGAGAGTGCCCTCAGAGTGCTGTTCACTGGCTCCTTGAGACTCAAGTGCAAGGAGGCCTGCTGTCAGAGGTGGTATTTCACCTTTGATGGAGCGGAGTGCACGGGACCCCTGCCAGTGGAGTCCATCATTTACTTAAACCAGGGAAGCCCTGAGCTCAACTCAACCATCAACATCCACAGAACGTCCTCAG ttgAGGGACTGTGTGAGGGCATCAAAGCAGGACTGGTGGATGTGGCGCTGTGGGTGGGGACCTGCGCCGACTATCCCAGGGGCGACGCGTCTACTGGGTGGAATTCTGTGTCCAGGATTATCATCGAAGAACTGCCTAAATAA
- the slc25a32 gene encoding mitochondrial folate transporter/carrier: MSSAPNHGTGTGGTVTEAGPPAVAAPGRLQQVFSHVKVENLIAGLSGGVVSTLVLHPLDLVKIRFAVSDGLELRPQYRGIMHCMKSVWALEGLRGLYQGATPNIWGAGASWGLYFFFYNAIKGYTKEGRDTELSAGEHLVSAAQAGILTLSITNPIWVTKTQLILQYGSDPTSKQYKGMLDALVKIYRNEGVPGLYRGFVPGLFGTSHGALQFMAYEELKRGYNKHKKVPSEAKLNALEYITMAALSKIFAVATTYPYQVVRARLQDQHNTYNGVADVIARTWRNEGVTGFYKGIVPNLIRVTPACCITFVVYENVSRFLLGTK; encoded by the exons atgagCTCCGCTCCGAACCACGGTACCGGTACCGGCGGGACTGTGACGGAGGCCGGGCCGCCCGCCGTGGCAGCGCCGGGACGCTTGCAGCAGGTGTTCAGTCACGTCAAAGTTGAGAACCTGATCGCTGGACTCAGCGGGGGGGTCGTGTCAACGCTGGTGCTGCACCCGCTGGATCTCGTCAAAATCCGGTTTGCAG TAAGTGATGGACTGGAGCTGAGACCCCAGTACAGAGGCATCATGCACTGCATGAAGAGCGTTTGGGCTCTGGAGGGGCTGAGGGGTCTCTACCAAGGAGCAACACCCAACATCTGGGGTGCAGGAGCGTCTTGGGGCCTCTACTTTTTCTT CTACAACGCCATCAAGGGATACACCAAAGAAGGTCGGGACACTGAACTGAGTGCAGGTGAACACCTGGTGTCGGCGGCTCAAGCAG GCATCCTAACACTTAGCATCACTAATCCAATCTGGGTAACCAAGACCCAGCTGATTCTGCAGTACGGTTCTGACCCAACGAGTAAGCAGTACAAGGGAATGCTAGACGCTCTGGTTAAGATCTACCGCAATGAGGGAGTTCCAGGACTCTACCGG GGTTTCGTTCCTGGTCTGTTTGGAACATCTCATGGAGCGCTGCAGTTCATGGCCTACGAAGAGCTGAAGAGAGGCTACAATAAACACAAGAAAGTGCCATCAGAAGCTAAGCTG AATGCACTGGAGTACATCACAATGGCTGCCCTGTCTAAGATATTTGCTGTAGCCACAACATATCCCTATCAGGTGGTGCGAGCTCGCCTTCAGGACCAGCACAACACATACAACGGAGTTGCTGATGTCATTGCAAGGACATGGAG gAATGAAGGCGTGACTGGTTTCTACAAAGGCATCGTCCCGAACCTGATCCGTGTCACCCCTGCCTGCTGCATCACCTTTGTGGTGTACGAGAACGTCTCTCGCTTTCTTCTCGGGACAAAATGA